From Primulina tabacum isolate GXHZ01 chromosome 2, ASM2559414v2, whole genome shotgun sequence, one genomic window encodes:
- the LOC142537267 gene encoding adenylate kinase isoenzyme 6 homolog, producing the protein MAQNDGGRKKRERPNILITGTPGTGKTTTSAALAEAIKFRHINIGDLVKEKNLHDGWDDQFDCYIINEDLVCDELEDLMEEGGNIVDHHGCDFFPERWFDRVVVLQTENSVLYDRLTKRGYTGQKLSNNIECEIFQILLEEAKESYSEGIVVPLRSDSVDDIDRNLSTLTDWIRSWSSLS; encoded by the exons ATGGCTCAGAACGACGGCGGAAGAAAGAAGAGGGAGAGGCCCAACATATTGATTACGGGAACACCGGGGACCGGGAAAACTACGACGTCTGCGGCTCTGGCGGAGGCGATCAAGTTCAGACACATCAACATCGGGGATTTGGTCAAGGAGAAGAACCTACACGATGGCTGGGACGATCAGTTCGACTGCTATATCATCAATGAGGACCTC GTATGCGATGAGCTTGAGGATTTGATGGAAGAAGGTGGAAACATTGTAGATCACCACGGCTGTGACTTCTTTCCAGAGCGTTGGTTCGATCGCGTAGTGGTGCTTCAAACTGAAAACTCTGTATTGTATGATCGGCTGACTAAAAG GGGATATACAGGTCAAAAGCTCTCAAACAATATTGAATGCGAGATCTTTCAAATATTGTTAGAGGAGGCCAAAGAGAGTTATTCTGAAGGTATTGTGGTGCCACTTAGAAGCGACTCTGTTGATGATATAGATAGAAACTTGTCAACTTTAACCGATTGGATTCGATCATGGAGCTCCTTATCCTGA
- the LOC142537268 gene encoding serine carboxypeptidase-like, with product MASTLLYHYYYVTFVSVFLISATFSLARTFNDTSFFNPKSPKREAERLIRSFNLFPKHGINIHVGEVSEYKFNNESRIVEKKIKFPFVVEKGESISDLGHHAGYYRIQHSKDARMFYFLFGSRKSSKDPVVMWLTGGPGCASELALFYENGPFHITNNLSLTWNKFGWDKVSNIIYVDQPTGTGFSHSSTDADLRHNEEGLSNDLYDFLQEFFKGHPQFAGNDFYITGESYAGHYIPALASRINQGNKNKEGIHINLKGMAIGNGLTNPAIQYQMYTDFALKMKLLTQDQYDGMKPAVSQCAKEAKLCGPDGGINCLKALGDCNELFNNILAVNEGINYYDIRKKCEGYLCYDFSNVERFLNLEPVRIALGVGDVEFVSCSSDVYDALYQDIMRNLEVGIPALLEDGIKLLVYAGEYDLICNWLGNSKWLDAMQWSGQEKYLAASTVPFSVDGAEAGLQKGYGPLTFLRVHNAGHMVPMDQPKHSLEMLRRWMQGKSPLSQAGSL from the exons ATGGCTTCAACACTTCTTTACCATTATTATTATGTCACATTTGTGTCTGTTTTCTTAATCTCTGCAACCTTTTCTTTAGCAAGAACCTTTAATGATACAAGTTTTTTCAATCCGAAATCTCCAAAACGAGAGGCAGAAAGGCTCATCAGATCATTCAACTTGTTCCCAAAGCATGGCATCAACATTCATGTTGGGGAAGTTTCCGAGTACAAATTCAATAACGAATCGAGAATCGTCGAAAAGAAGATCAAGTTTCCTTTTGTTGTGGAAAAAGGGGAGTCTATCTCTGACTTGGGTCATCATGCTGGCTATTATAGGATACAGCATTCCAAAGATGCAAG GATGTTCTACTTTTTATTTGGATCAAGAAAGAGCAGCAAGGATCCTGTAGTCATGTGGCTAACAGGAGGCCCGGGGTGCGCTAGTGAACTAgctttattttatgaaaacggTCCCTTTCACATAACAAACAACCTCTCCTTAACATGGAACAAGTTTGGTTGGGATAAGgtatctaatattatatacgtcGACCAACCAACCGGGACCGGTTTTAGCCACAGCTCCACTGATGCTGACCTTAGACACAATGAGGAGGGTCTTAGCAATGATCTATATGACTTCTTGCAG GAGTTTTTCAAGGGGCATCCTCAGTTTGCAGGGAATGATTTTTACATAACTGGAGAATCTTATGCCGGGCACTATATTCCTGCGTTGGCTTCTCGGATTAATCAAGGGAACAAAAACAAGGAAGGCATCCATATTAACCTAAAG GGAATGGCCATAGGAAATGGATTAACTAACCCAGCAATCCAATATCAAATGTACACTGATTTTGCTTTAAAAATGAAACTACTCACCCAAGATCAGTACGATGGGATGAAACCAGCAGTTTCACAATGCGCAAAGGAAGCTAAACTTTGTG GCCCGGATGGCGGAATTAATTGTTTGAAAGCTCTTGGAGATTGCAACGAGCTCTTCAACAACATATTGGCAGTTAACGAGGGAATAAAC TACTATGACATAAGAAAGAAGTGCGAGGGCTACCTGTGCTACGACTTCTCTAACGTGGAGCGGTTTCTGAATCTGGAACCCGTCAGAATCGCTCTTGGTGTTGGTGACGTAGAGTTCGTCTCATGCAGCTCCGATGTGTATGATGCTTTGTACCAAGACATAATGAGAAATCTTGAAGTAGGAATACCTGCACTTCTGGAGGATGGGATCAAGTTACTTGTATATGCTGGAGAATATGATCTGATATGCAACTGGCTTG GGAACTCGAAATGGCTTGATGCCATGCAATGGTCGGGACAGGAGAAATACTTAGCAGCATCCACGGTTCCATTTTCAGTAGACGGTGCAGAGGCCGGATTGCAGAAAGGATACGGACCACTTACTTTTCTGAGAGTGCATAATGCTGGTCATATGGTTCCGATGGATCAACCTAAACATTCTTTGGAAATGCTAAGAAGGTGGATGCAAGGCAAAAGCCCCCTGAGTCAGGCAGGTTCTTTGTGA
- the LOC142524959 gene encoding ATP synthase subunit d, mitochondrial-like, giving the protein MSGAGKKIADVAFKAGKNIDWEGMAKLMVSDEARKEFATLRRAFEEVNSQLQTKFSQEPEPIDWEYYRKGIGSRLVDMYKQAYDEIKIPQYVDNVTPQYKPKFDALLVELKDAEQKSLKESERLEKEIADVQELKNKLSTMTADEYFEKHPELKKKFDDEIRNDYWGY; this is encoded by the exons ATGAGTGGGGCGGGGAAGAAGATAGCTGACGTCGCATTCAAAGCAGGCAAGAACATTGATTGGGAAGGCATGGCCAAGCTTATGGTCTCCGACGAAGCTCGCAAGGAGTTCGCAACCCTGCGACGCGCCTTCGAAGAGGTCAACAGCCAGCTCCAGACAAAGTTCAGCCAG GAACCAGAACCCATAGACTGGGAGTACTACAGGAAAGGCATCGGCTCACGCTTGGTTGATATGTATAAACAAGCTTATGATG AAATCAAAATTCCACAGTACGTTGACAATGTCACTCCTCAGTACAAACCTAAATTTGATGCTCTG TTAGTAGAATTGAAAGATGCTGAGCAGAAGTCGCTGAAAGAATCTGAAAGACTAGAAAAAGAAATTGCAGATGTCCAAGAGTTGAAG AATAAGCTTAGTACCATGACGGCCGATGAATACTTCGAGAAGCATCCCGAGCTCAAAAAGAAATTTGATGACGAAATTCGAAATGATTATTGGGGTTATTAA